Proteins encoded within one genomic window of Columba livia isolate bColLiv1 breed racing homer chromosome 1, bColLiv1.pat.W.v2, whole genome shotgun sequence:
- the SETDB2 gene encoding histone-lysine N-methyltransferase SETDB2 isoform X5, with product MQPPQKMEQKRMQCDCFEVKNLASSREEKIEGDLKMFWTQLGGRRVDIIFEQVQNVLLSLKEKIKNGTATNQECWQAWALVNEAKLGDLLDLTNVSDMSDGGDTQEMKPKLQHLLTDENIANAVEGSHSNGAESVPVSFCNDLDRARLPYFKYRRASWPRGYYLNNFSSVFVDSCDCTDGCVDRSKCACLQLTERGYSKSSLSASSKTSHGYSYKRLEGPVPSGIYECSVLCRCDKMMCQNRVVQHGIQVRLQVFNTEKKGWAVRCLDDIDKGTFICTYSGRLMSRAELQVLGDAGQELQEKSAMKSRGHGLFSKRRKLDSDCSDSVIEVAQTGTNDALEKHEPLSQTVDNENETTLVHPRNLSIGTSRRPGTRTVVFHDRQLNMEIDTLVHNASSDEDNSSQIHQSSKTKLTSGTKKGKEKSTQQQKEECPMETGQTEPADTDSAECKRKSLSPQGVACGTSGVLDNTCVVRPSKKVPVKADCREENCRQPKQDIFCEEADGDGTLLKNANEENIYVLDASKEGNVGRFLNHSCCPNLFAQSVFVETHNRSFPWVAFFTNRHVKAGTELTWDYGYEPGSMPEAEISCQCGVQKCRKKTL from the exons ATGCAGCCACCCCAGAAGATGGAACAGAAAAGAA TGCAGTGTGACTGCTTTGAAGTGAAGAATCTTGCCAGTTCCAGAGAGGAGAAGATTGAAG GTGATTTGAAAATGTTCTGGACACAACTGGGAGGTAGAAGAGTGGACATCATATTTGAGCAGGTGCAAAATGTGCTCCTGTCACTAAAGGAAAAGATCAAGAATGGAACTGCCACAAACCAAG AATGCTGGCAGGCTTGGGCACTGGTGAATGAAGCTAAACTAGGTGATCTCTTAGACTTGACAAATG TAAGTGATATGTCTGATGGAGGTGACACACAGGAAATGAAACCCAAATTGCAGCATCTTCTTACAGATGAGAACATTGCAAATGCTGTAGAAGGTTCTcacag CAACGGAGCTGAGTCAGTGCCCGTTTCCTTCTGCAATGATCTTGACCGTGCAAGATTACCTTATTTCAAATATCGGAGAGCATCGTGGCCGCGTGGATATTATCTCAACAATTTCTCCAGCGTGTTTGTTGATTCATGTGACTGCACAGATGGCTGCGTTGATAG GTCAAAATGTGCATGCCTACAGCTAACTGAGAGAGGCTATAGTAAAAGTTCTCTGTCTGCAAGCAGTAAAACATCCCATGGATACAGTTACAAAAGACTGGAGGGACCTGTTCCTAGTgg AATTTATGAGTGTAGTGTGTTGTGCAGGTGTGACAAGATGATGTGTCAGAACAGAGTTGTACAGCATGGCATTCAAGTCAGGCTGCAAGTGTTCAACACCGAGAAGAAAGGCTGGGCCGTCCGCTGCCTAGATGATATCGACAAGGGAACATTTATTTGTACTTATTCAG gcaGATTGATGAGCAGAGCTGAACTTCAGGTACTGGGAGATGCTGGTCAAGAGCTGCAAGAGAAGAGTGCTATGAAGAGCAGAGGCCATGGCCTTttttctaaaagaagaaaacttgaCAGTGATTGTTCGGACTCTGTGATTGAAGTAGCACAGACTGGCACAAACGATGCTCTTGAGAAGCACGAGCCTTTGTCTCAGACTGTGgataatgaaaatgaaacaacccT AGTTCATCCGAGGAATTTAAGTATTGGAACCTCGAGAAGGCCTGGAACTAGAACTGTTGTTTTTCATGATCGTCAGCTAAAcatg GAAATTGATACACTGGTGCACAATGCCAGCTCAGATGAAGATAATAGTTCTCAGATTCATCagtcaagcaaaacaaaactaaccagtggaacaaagaaaggaaaagaaa AATCCactcagcagcagaaggaagaatGTCCAATGGAAACTGGACAGACAGAGCCTGCTGACACGGACAGTGCAGAATGCAAAAGAAAGAGTCTGTCTCCACAGGGTGTTGCTTGTGGCACATCAGGTGTGCTGGATAACACGTGTGTTGTGAGGCCGTCCAAAAAAGTACCCGTAAAAGCTGACTGCAGAGAGGAAAATTGCAGGCAGCCAAAACAGGATATATTTTGTGAGGAGGCTGATGGTGACGGGACACTTCTAAAGAATgctaatgaagaaaatatttatgtactGGATGCCTCAAAAGAAGGAAATGTGGGTCGTTTTCTTAAT cacagctgctgcccaAATCTCTTTGCGCAGAGCGTGTTTGTAGAGACTCACAACAGAAGCTTCCCGTGGGTGGCATTCTTCACAAACAG
- the SETDB2 gene encoding histone-lysine N-methyltransferase SETDB2 isoform X6, with the protein MQPPQKMEQKRMQCDCFEVKNLASSREEKIEGDLKMFWTQLGGRRVDIIFEQVQNVLLSLKEKIKNGTATNQECWQAWALVNEAKLGDLLDLTNVSDMSDGGDTQEMKPKLQHLLTDENIANAVEGSHSNGAESVPVSFCNDLDRARLPYFKYRRASWPRGYYLNNFSSVFVDSCDCTDGCVDRSKCACLQLTERGYSKSSLSASSKTSHGYSYKRLEGPVPSGCDKMMCQNRVVQHGIQVRLQVFNTEKKGWAVRCLDDIDKGTFICTYSGRLMSRAELQVLGDAGQELQEKSAMKSRGHGLFSKRRKLDSDCSDSVIEVAQTGTNDALEKHEPLSQTVDNENETTLVHPRNLSIGTSRRPGTRTVVFHDRQLNMEIDTLVHNASSDEDNSSQIHQSSKTKLTSGTKKGKEKSTQQQKEECPMETGQTEPADTDSAECKRKSLSPQGVACGTSGVLDNTCVVRPSKKVPVKADCREENCRQPKQDIFCEEADGDGTLLKNANEENIYVLDASKEGNVGRFLNHSCCPNLFAQSVFVETHNRSFPWVAFFTNRHVKAGTELTWDYGYEPGSMPEAEISCQCGVQKCRKKTL; encoded by the exons ATGCAGCCACCCCAGAAGATGGAACAGAAAAGAA TGCAGTGTGACTGCTTTGAAGTGAAGAATCTTGCCAGTTCCAGAGAGGAGAAGATTGAAG GTGATTTGAAAATGTTCTGGACACAACTGGGAGGTAGAAGAGTGGACATCATATTTGAGCAGGTGCAAAATGTGCTCCTGTCACTAAAGGAAAAGATCAAGAATGGAACTGCCACAAACCAAG AATGCTGGCAGGCTTGGGCACTGGTGAATGAAGCTAAACTAGGTGATCTCTTAGACTTGACAAATG TAAGTGATATGTCTGATGGAGGTGACACACAGGAAATGAAACCCAAATTGCAGCATCTTCTTACAGATGAGAACATTGCAAATGCTGTAGAAGGTTCTcacag CAACGGAGCTGAGTCAGTGCCCGTTTCCTTCTGCAATGATCTTGACCGTGCAAGATTACCTTATTTCAAATATCGGAGAGCATCGTGGCCGCGTGGATATTATCTCAACAATTTCTCCAGCGTGTTTGTTGATTCATGTGACTGCACAGATGGCTGCGTTGATAG GTCAAAATGTGCATGCCTACAGCTAACTGAGAGAGGCTATAGTAAAAGTTCTCTGTCTGCAAGCAGTAAAACATCCCATGGATACAGTTACAAAAGACTGGAGGGACCTGTTCCTAGTgg GTGTGACAAGATGATGTGTCAGAACAGAGTTGTACAGCATGGCATTCAAGTCAGGCTGCAAGTGTTCAACACCGAGAAGAAAGGCTGGGCCGTCCGCTGCCTAGATGATATCGACAAGGGAACATTTATTTGTACTTATTCAG gcaGATTGATGAGCAGAGCTGAACTTCAGGTACTGGGAGATGCTGGTCAAGAGCTGCAAGAGAAGAGTGCTATGAAGAGCAGAGGCCATGGCCTTttttctaaaagaagaaaacttgaCAGTGATTGTTCGGACTCTGTGATTGAAGTAGCACAGACTGGCACAAACGATGCTCTTGAGAAGCACGAGCCTTTGTCTCAGACTGTGgataatgaaaatgaaacaacccT AGTTCATCCGAGGAATTTAAGTATTGGAACCTCGAGAAGGCCTGGAACTAGAACTGTTGTTTTTCATGATCGTCAGCTAAAcatg GAAATTGATACACTGGTGCACAATGCCAGCTCAGATGAAGATAATAGTTCTCAGATTCATCagtcaagcaaaacaaaactaaccagtggaacaaagaaaggaaaagaaa AATCCactcagcagcagaaggaagaatGTCCAATGGAAACTGGACAGACAGAGCCTGCTGACACGGACAGTGCAGAATGCAAAAGAAAGAGTCTGTCTCCACAGGGTGTTGCTTGTGGCACATCAGGTGTGCTGGATAACACGTGTGTTGTGAGGCCGTCCAAAAAAGTACCCGTAAAAGCTGACTGCAGAGAGGAAAATTGCAGGCAGCCAAAACAGGATATATTTTGTGAGGAGGCTGATGGTGACGGGACACTTCTAAAGAATgctaatgaagaaaatatttatgtactGGATGCCTCAAAAGAAGGAAATGTGGGTCGTTTTCTTAAT cacagctgctgcccaAATCTCTTTGCGCAGAGCGTGTTTGTAGAGACTCACAACAGAAGCTTCCCGTGGGTGGCATTCTTCACAAACAG
- the SETDB2 gene encoding histone-lysine N-methyltransferase SETDB2 isoform X1 produces MQPPQKMEQKRMQCDCFEVKNLASSREEKIEGDLKMFWTQLGGRRVDIIFEQVQNVLLSLKEKIKNGTATNQECWQAWALVNEAKLGDLLDLTNVSDMSDGGDTQEMKPKLQHLLTDENIANAVEGSHSKKEEMEKTGSGSEEASSKIQDIPLNRGYQNHKCSSACLASRPAGSYKGENPLKIPILFDFQRRHAKADCLSKSLDVNYKAPCGRSLRSFQDVQNYLFETECNFLFVDHFSFNTYVLLGRNTVNPEPLVFDFDISNGAESVPVSFCNDLDRARLPYFKYRRASWPRGYYLNNFSSVFVDSCDCTDGCVDRSKCACLQLTERGYSKSSLSASSKTSHGYSYKRLEGPVPSGIYECSVLCRCDKMMCQNRVVQHGIQVRLQVFNTEKKGWAVRCLDDIDKGTFICTYSGRLMSRAELQVLGDAGQELQEKSAMKSRGHGLFSKRRKLDSDCSDSVIEVAQTGTNDALEKHEPLSQTVDNENETTLVHPRNLSIGTSRRPGTRTVVFHDRQLNMEIDTLVHNASSDEDNSSQIHQSSKTKLTSGTKKGKEKSTQQQKEECPMETGQTEPADTDSAECKRKSLSPQGVACGTSGVLDNTCVVRPSKKVPVKADCREENCRQPKQDIFCEEADGDGTLLKNANEENIYVLDASKEGNVGRFLNHSCCPNLFAQSVFVETHNRSFPWVAFFTNRHVKAGTELTWDYGYEPGSMPEAEISCQCGVQKCRKKTL; encoded by the exons ATGCAGCCACCCCAGAAGATGGAACAGAAAAGAA TGCAGTGTGACTGCTTTGAAGTGAAGAATCTTGCCAGTTCCAGAGAGGAGAAGATTGAAG GTGATTTGAAAATGTTCTGGACACAACTGGGAGGTAGAAGAGTGGACATCATATTTGAGCAGGTGCAAAATGTGCTCCTGTCACTAAAGGAAAAGATCAAGAATGGAACTGCCACAAACCAAG AATGCTGGCAGGCTTGGGCACTGGTGAATGAAGCTAAACTAGGTGATCTCTTAGACTTGACAAATG TAAGTGATATGTCTGATGGAGGTGACACACAGGAAATGAAACCCAAATTGCAGCATCTTCTTACAGATGAGAACATTGCAAATGCTGTAGAAGGTTCTcacag caaaaaggaagagatggaaaaaacagGTTCAGGGAGTGAAGAAGCATCTAGTAAAATTCAAGATATACCTTTAAACCGAGGGTATCAGAACCACAAGTGCTCTAGTGCATGTCTTGCCAGCAGACCAGCAGGCTCTTACAAGGGTGAAAATCCTCTTAAGATACCAATCCTGTTTGACTTTCAAAGACGCCACGCAAAAGCAGACTGCCTTTCGAAATCACTGGATGTGAATTATAAAGCTCCTTGTGGCCGAAGTTTGAGAAGCTTCCAAGATGTGCAAAATTATCTGTTTGAAACAGAGTGCAATTTCTTATTTGTTGATCACTTCTCCTTCAACACATACGTTCTGCTGGGCAGGAATACTGTAAATCCTGAACCTCTTGTGTTTGATTTTGACATCAGCAACGGAGCTGAGTCAGTGCCCGTTTCCTTCTGCAATGATCTTGACCGTGCAAGATTACCTTATTTCAAATATCGGAGAGCATCGTGGCCGCGTGGATATTATCTCAACAATTTCTCCAGCGTGTTTGTTGATTCATGTGACTGCACAGATGGCTGCGTTGATAG GTCAAAATGTGCATGCCTACAGCTAACTGAGAGAGGCTATAGTAAAAGTTCTCTGTCTGCAAGCAGTAAAACATCCCATGGATACAGTTACAAAAGACTGGAGGGACCTGTTCCTAGTgg AATTTATGAGTGTAGTGTGTTGTGCAGGTGTGACAAGATGATGTGTCAGAACAGAGTTGTACAGCATGGCATTCAAGTCAGGCTGCAAGTGTTCAACACCGAGAAGAAAGGCTGGGCCGTCCGCTGCCTAGATGATATCGACAAGGGAACATTTATTTGTACTTATTCAG gcaGATTGATGAGCAGAGCTGAACTTCAGGTACTGGGAGATGCTGGTCAAGAGCTGCAAGAGAAGAGTGCTATGAAGAGCAGAGGCCATGGCCTTttttctaaaagaagaaaacttgaCAGTGATTGTTCGGACTCTGTGATTGAAGTAGCACAGACTGGCACAAACGATGCTCTTGAGAAGCACGAGCCTTTGTCTCAGACTGTGgataatgaaaatgaaacaacccT AGTTCATCCGAGGAATTTAAGTATTGGAACCTCGAGAAGGCCTGGAACTAGAACTGTTGTTTTTCATGATCGTCAGCTAAAcatg GAAATTGATACACTGGTGCACAATGCCAGCTCAGATGAAGATAATAGTTCTCAGATTCATCagtcaagcaaaacaaaactaaccagtggaacaaagaaaggaaaagaaa AATCCactcagcagcagaaggaagaatGTCCAATGGAAACTGGACAGACAGAGCCTGCTGACACGGACAGTGCAGAATGCAAAAGAAAGAGTCTGTCTCCACAGGGTGTTGCTTGTGGCACATCAGGTGTGCTGGATAACACGTGTGTTGTGAGGCCGTCCAAAAAAGTACCCGTAAAAGCTGACTGCAGAGAGGAAAATTGCAGGCAGCCAAAACAGGATATATTTTGTGAGGAGGCTGATGGTGACGGGACACTTCTAAAGAATgctaatgaagaaaatatttatgtactGGATGCCTCAAAAGAAGGAAATGTGGGTCGTTTTCTTAAT cacagctgctgcccaAATCTCTTTGCGCAGAGCGTGTTTGTAGAGACTCACAACAGAAGCTTCCCGTGGGTGGCATTCTTCACAAACAG
- the SETDB2 gene encoding histone-lysine N-methyltransferase SETDB2 isoform X4 translates to MEKTGSGSEEASSKIQDIPLNRGYQNHKCSSACLASRPAGSYKGENPLKIPILFDFQRRHAKADCLSKSLDVNYKAPCGRSLRSFQDVQNYLFETECNFLFVDHFSFNTYVLLGRNTVNPEPLVFDFDISNGAESVPVSFCNDLDRARLPYFKYRRASWPRGYYLNNFSSVFVDSCDCTDGCVDRSKCACLQLTERGYSKSSLSASSKTSHGYSYKRLEGPVPSGIYECSVLCRCDKMMCQNRVVQHGIQVRLQVFNTEKKGWAVRCLDDIDKGTFICTYSGRLMSRAELQVLGDAGQELQEKSAMKSRGHGLFSKRRKLDSDCSDSVIEVAQTGTNDALEKHEPLSQTVDNENETTLVHPRNLSIGTSRRPGTRTVVFHDRQLNMEIDTLVHNASSDEDNSSQIHQSSKTKLTSGTKKGKEKSTQQQKEECPMETGQTEPADTDSAECKRKSLSPQGVACGTSGVLDNTCVVRPSKKVPVKADCREENCRQPKQDIFCEEADGDGTLLKNANEENIYVLDASKEGNVGRFLNHSCCPNLFAQSVFVETHNRSFPWVAFFTNRHVKAGTELTWDYGYEPGSMPEAEISCQCGVQKCRKKTL, encoded by the exons atggaaaaaacagGTTCAGGGAGTGAAGAAGCATCTAGTAAAATTCAAGATATACCTTTAAACCGAGGGTATCAGAACCACAAGTGCTCTAGTGCATGTCTTGCCAGCAGACCAGCAGGCTCTTACAAGGGTGAAAATCCTCTTAAGATACCAATCCTGTTTGACTTTCAAAGACGCCACGCAAAAGCAGACTGCCTTTCGAAATCACTGGATGTGAATTATAAAGCTCCTTGTGGCCGAAGTTTGAGAAGCTTCCAAGATGTGCAAAATTATCTGTTTGAAACAGAGTGCAATTTCTTATTTGTTGATCACTTCTCCTTCAACACATACGTTCTGCTGGGCAGGAATACTGTAAATCCTGAACCTCTTGTGTTTGATTTTGACATCAGCAACGGAGCTGAGTCAGTGCCCGTTTCCTTCTGCAATGATCTTGACCGTGCAAGATTACCTTATTTCAAATATCGGAGAGCATCGTGGCCGCGTGGATATTATCTCAACAATTTCTCCAGCGTGTTTGTTGATTCATGTGACTGCACAGATGGCTGCGTTGATAG GTCAAAATGTGCATGCCTACAGCTAACTGAGAGAGGCTATAGTAAAAGTTCTCTGTCTGCAAGCAGTAAAACATCCCATGGATACAGTTACAAAAGACTGGAGGGACCTGTTCCTAGTgg AATTTATGAGTGTAGTGTGTTGTGCAGGTGTGACAAGATGATGTGTCAGAACAGAGTTGTACAGCATGGCATTCAAGTCAGGCTGCAAGTGTTCAACACCGAGAAGAAAGGCTGGGCCGTCCGCTGCCTAGATGATATCGACAAGGGAACATTTATTTGTACTTATTCAG gcaGATTGATGAGCAGAGCTGAACTTCAGGTACTGGGAGATGCTGGTCAAGAGCTGCAAGAGAAGAGTGCTATGAAGAGCAGAGGCCATGGCCTTttttctaaaagaagaaaacttgaCAGTGATTGTTCGGACTCTGTGATTGAAGTAGCACAGACTGGCACAAACGATGCTCTTGAGAAGCACGAGCCTTTGTCTCAGACTGTGgataatgaaaatgaaacaacccT AGTTCATCCGAGGAATTTAAGTATTGGAACCTCGAGAAGGCCTGGAACTAGAACTGTTGTTTTTCATGATCGTCAGCTAAAcatg GAAATTGATACACTGGTGCACAATGCCAGCTCAGATGAAGATAATAGTTCTCAGATTCATCagtcaagcaaaacaaaactaaccagtggaacaaagaaaggaaaagaaa AATCCactcagcagcagaaggaagaatGTCCAATGGAAACTGGACAGACAGAGCCTGCTGACACGGACAGTGCAGAATGCAAAAGAAAGAGTCTGTCTCCACAGGGTGTTGCTTGTGGCACATCAGGTGTGCTGGATAACACGTGTGTTGTGAGGCCGTCCAAAAAAGTACCCGTAAAAGCTGACTGCAGAGAGGAAAATTGCAGGCAGCCAAAACAGGATATATTTTGTGAGGAGGCTGATGGTGACGGGACACTTCTAAAGAATgctaatgaagaaaatatttatgtactGGATGCCTCAAAAGAAGGAAATGTGGGTCGTTTTCTTAAT cacagctgctgcccaAATCTCTTTGCGCAGAGCGTGTTTGTAGAGACTCACAACAGAAGCTTCCCGTGGGTGGCATTCTTCACAAACAG
- the SETDB2 gene encoding histone-lysine N-methyltransferase SETDB2 isoform X3, protein MSDGGDTQEMKPKLQHLLTDENIANAVEGSHSKKEEMEKTGSGSEEASSKIQDIPLNRGYQNHKCSSACLASRPAGSYKGENPLKIPILFDFQRRHAKADCLSKSLDVNYKAPCGRSLRSFQDVQNYLFETECNFLFVDHFSFNTYVLLGRNTVNPEPLVFDFDISNGAESVPVSFCNDLDRARLPYFKYRRASWPRGYYLNNFSSVFVDSCDCTDGCVDRSKCACLQLTERGYSKSSLSASSKTSHGYSYKRLEGPVPSGIYECSVLCRCDKMMCQNRVVQHGIQVRLQVFNTEKKGWAVRCLDDIDKGTFICTYSGRLMSRAELQVLGDAGQELQEKSAMKSRGHGLFSKRRKLDSDCSDSVIEVAQTGTNDALEKHEPLSQTVDNENETTLVHPRNLSIGTSRRPGTRTVVFHDRQLNMEIDTLVHNASSDEDNSSQIHQSSKTKLTSGTKKGKEKSTQQQKEECPMETGQTEPADTDSAECKRKSLSPQGVACGTSGVLDNTCVVRPSKKVPVKADCREENCRQPKQDIFCEEADGDGTLLKNANEENIYVLDASKEGNVGRFLNHSCCPNLFAQSVFVETHNRSFPWVAFFTNRHVKAGTELTWDYGYEPGSMPEAEISCQCGVQKCRKKTL, encoded by the exons ATGTCTGATGGAGGTGACACACAGGAAATGAAACCCAAATTGCAGCATCTTCTTACAGATGAGAACATTGCAAATGCTGTAGAAGGTTCTcacag caaaaaggaagagatggaaaaaacagGTTCAGGGAGTGAAGAAGCATCTAGTAAAATTCAAGATATACCTTTAAACCGAGGGTATCAGAACCACAAGTGCTCTAGTGCATGTCTTGCCAGCAGACCAGCAGGCTCTTACAAGGGTGAAAATCCTCTTAAGATACCAATCCTGTTTGACTTTCAAAGACGCCACGCAAAAGCAGACTGCCTTTCGAAATCACTGGATGTGAATTATAAAGCTCCTTGTGGCCGAAGTTTGAGAAGCTTCCAAGATGTGCAAAATTATCTGTTTGAAACAGAGTGCAATTTCTTATTTGTTGATCACTTCTCCTTCAACACATACGTTCTGCTGGGCAGGAATACTGTAAATCCTGAACCTCTTGTGTTTGATTTTGACATCAGCAACGGAGCTGAGTCAGTGCCCGTTTCCTTCTGCAATGATCTTGACCGTGCAAGATTACCTTATTTCAAATATCGGAGAGCATCGTGGCCGCGTGGATATTATCTCAACAATTTCTCCAGCGTGTTTGTTGATTCATGTGACTGCACAGATGGCTGCGTTGATAG GTCAAAATGTGCATGCCTACAGCTAACTGAGAGAGGCTATAGTAAAAGTTCTCTGTCTGCAAGCAGTAAAACATCCCATGGATACAGTTACAAAAGACTGGAGGGACCTGTTCCTAGTgg AATTTATGAGTGTAGTGTGTTGTGCAGGTGTGACAAGATGATGTGTCAGAACAGAGTTGTACAGCATGGCATTCAAGTCAGGCTGCAAGTGTTCAACACCGAGAAGAAAGGCTGGGCCGTCCGCTGCCTAGATGATATCGACAAGGGAACATTTATTTGTACTTATTCAG gcaGATTGATGAGCAGAGCTGAACTTCAGGTACTGGGAGATGCTGGTCAAGAGCTGCAAGAGAAGAGTGCTATGAAGAGCAGAGGCCATGGCCTTttttctaaaagaagaaaacttgaCAGTGATTGTTCGGACTCTGTGATTGAAGTAGCACAGACTGGCACAAACGATGCTCTTGAGAAGCACGAGCCTTTGTCTCAGACTGTGgataatgaaaatgaaacaacccT AGTTCATCCGAGGAATTTAAGTATTGGAACCTCGAGAAGGCCTGGAACTAGAACTGTTGTTTTTCATGATCGTCAGCTAAAcatg GAAATTGATACACTGGTGCACAATGCCAGCTCAGATGAAGATAATAGTTCTCAGATTCATCagtcaagcaaaacaaaactaaccagtggaacaaagaaaggaaaagaaa AATCCactcagcagcagaaggaagaatGTCCAATGGAAACTGGACAGACAGAGCCTGCTGACACGGACAGTGCAGAATGCAAAAGAAAGAGTCTGTCTCCACAGGGTGTTGCTTGTGGCACATCAGGTGTGCTGGATAACACGTGTGTTGTGAGGCCGTCCAAAAAAGTACCCGTAAAAGCTGACTGCAGAGAGGAAAATTGCAGGCAGCCAAAACAGGATATATTTTGTGAGGAGGCTGATGGTGACGGGACACTTCTAAAGAATgctaatgaagaaaatatttatgtactGGATGCCTCAAAAGAAGGAAATGTGGGTCGTTTTCTTAAT cacagctgctgcccaAATCTCTTTGCGCAGAGCGTGTTTGTAGAGACTCACAACAGAAGCTTCCCGTGGGTGGCATTCTTCACAAACAG